A DNA window from Bacteroides cellulosilyticus contains the following coding sequences:
- a CDS encoding alanine:cation symporter family protein, producing the protein METLASFFSEVSTWLWGWPMIIMLLGTHLFLTIFGKIPVVGTLILAVGIVTFAFSTILGWSYYAEKAVEYLGGKRLIKYYRVLWVLAIYLGSVMNLSLVWNLADGMNALMAILNLLSLVLLSGVAARETRKYLWNNKLDMYGD; encoded by the coding sequence ATGGAAACACTTGCTTCCTTCTTTTCTGAAGTCAGCACATGGTTATGGGGTTGGCCTATGATCATTATGTTGCTTGGCACACACTTATTTCTCACAATTTTTGGAAAAATACCTGTTGTCGGAACTCTTATTCTGGCTGTGGGCATTGTGACTTTCGCCTTTTCCACTATTTTAGGTTGGAGCTACTATGCCGAGAAAGCTGTGGAATATTTGGGAGGGAAGCGCCTGATAAAATATTACCGTGTACTTTGGGTACTGGCTATTTATCTGGGTTCCGTGATGAATCTCTCTTTGGTTTGGAACCTGGCAGATGGCATGAATGCACTGATGGCTATTCTCAATCTGTTGTCTTTAGTTCTCCTTTCGGGAGTGGCGGCGCGTGAAACACGGAAATACCTGTGGAATAATAAGCTTGACATGTACGGTGATTGA
- a CDS encoding M48 family metallopeptidase, with the protein MKKTLMKWALLLVCIAVTMPAMAQFNAKALKGAVKAVKAVTLTDAQMTEYVKEYIDWMDTHNQVCADDNEYTIRLKKLTDGLTDVEGIPLNFKVYYVIDVNAFACADGSVRIFSSLMDIMSDDELLGVIGHEVGHVAHKDSKNGFRTALLTSALKDGVSSQGGTAAKLTDSQLGDLGEALVNSTYSQKQERSADDYGYEFLKNHGKNPWAMALSFQKLKKLQEEAGAQKSSKLNQLFSTHPDLDARIKRMEERATSEGIEKPATE; encoded by the coding sequence ATGAAAAAGACTCTTATGAAGTGGGCCCTCCTTCTCGTATGCATAGCTGTGACAATGCCTGCAATGGCTCAATTTAATGCGAAAGCACTGAAAGGTGCCGTGAAAGCCGTGAAAGCGGTGACTTTGACAGATGCCCAGATGACGGAGTATGTGAAAGAATACATTGACTGGATGGATACTCACAATCAGGTGTGTGCGGACGACAATGAGTACACTATCCGCTTGAAAAAGCTGACTGACGGCCTGACGGATGTGGAAGGAATTCCCTTGAATTTTAAGGTTTACTATGTGATAGACGTCAATGCCTTTGCGTGTGCAGATGGTAGTGTACGTATCTTTTCTTCTTTGATGGACATTATGAGTGACGACGAATTGCTCGGTGTTATCGGTCATGAAGTAGGTCATGTGGCACACAAGGACTCTAAGAATGGCTTCCGCACAGCATTGCTGACTTCTGCCCTGAAAGACGGTGTTTCTTCACAAGGTGGTACGGCGGCTAAACTGACAGATTCTCAGTTGGGCGACCTGGGCGAGGCTTTGGTGAATTCCACTTACTCACAGAAGCAGGAACGTAGTGCTGATGATTATGGCTATGAATTCCTGAAAAATCATGGCAAGAACCCTTGGGCAATGGCTTTGTCTTTCCAAAAGTTGAAGAAATTGCAGGAAGAAGCCGGCGCACAGAAGAGCAGTAAACTGAACCAGTTGTTCTCTACCCACCCGGATTTGGATGCCCGTATCAAACGTATGGAAGAACGTGCAACCAGCGAGGGTATCGAGAAACCGGCAACGGAATAA
- a CDS encoding SusC/RagA family TonB-linked outer membrane protein — translation MKNKRKEKRLCRLILVCCALLMFISINAFAQQQVTVTGNVKDEKGEPIIGANVIVKGTGTGSVSNVDGDFSLPNVPNGATLEISFIGYLNQDVKVSGTKPINIILKEDTKMLDEVVVVGYGVQRKSDMTGAVASVNTKTLENRPQTNIIQSLQGAVPGLNISVTGTNAEGSSTKTRIRGENSITADNKPLVILDGIPFDGPWSEINPNDIESIEVLKDASSAAIYGARGSNGVILISSKRGEKGKLTVSYDTYITIDNPINFPNLMNGAEFWKYKTEALKDANTTPPTESNPEPWMGSMTATELRMHEAGMDTDWLDLATRTGFKQQHNISFRGGVNKTNYFVSLNYTDVKGTAVGNQFKRYNIRFNLDQEFTSWFKFSTSTQLGRYDRSGSSASFSRAFRMNPLAEAYDEEGNIRSAAWEDSSEAFSVNPLSSLNNKSNDIRSKVITNNVVEIKLPFVPGLSYKLNTGYTYQNSSWKQYQGMDTYYGARSNGILNTDDWHSQEWILENIVTYTREFGKHRIFFTGLYSAQSYEKEGNGMEGKDFPNDVMYYYQISKAATMSGSSSYTKQNHISQMARLNYSYDSRYLLTLTARRDGYSAFGSQSKFGVFPSMAIGWNISNEHFFQASPLAKVVNNLKYRLSWGKNGNEAVGAYTTLPDLSTFNYLKDDHTPNYGFYPSKLASPSLGWETTQSINTGIDFQLWNGRIQGTFDMYWSKTSDLLLNRSIPTINGTGNITENIGETKNRGLELQITSNNIAKKDFDWSTTFNLSHYKTKIVNVGLYDANGNPMDDIGSRWFIGQPISVNYDYRFIGIWQITDPSNPNGQQDPNYRYSIPGYMKYHDKDGVNDITPADKEIIGSAIPKVTMGMTNTFRYKNVSLSVFLNAQLGQTANNWLYDVSHNSYRQNRLMVDFWTPENPTNKYPKNSLDTSVNPMNAGFYEKTDFLRVQDVTLAYRVPQRWLKKISLNRLEVYMNIKNLATWTSWTGLDPEFISDQQSTPQVRSFTFGLKLDL, via the coding sequence ATGAAGAACAAAAGAAAAGAAAAACGCCTTTGCAGACTTATTCTTGTCTGCTGCGCTTTGTTGATGTTCATTTCGATCAACGCATTTGCCCAACAGCAAGTCACAGTCACCGGAAACGTAAAAGATGAAAAGGGAGAACCCATCATCGGAGCCAACGTCATCGTGAAAGGTACGGGCACAGGAAGTGTCAGTAATGTAGATGGAGATTTCTCACTGCCCAATGTACCTAACGGAGCCACACTTGAAATTTCCTTTATCGGCTATCTGAACCAGGACGTAAAGGTCAGCGGAACCAAACCTATCAACATCATTCTGAAGGAAGACACAAAAATGCTGGATGAAGTGGTTGTAGTGGGATACGGTGTACAGCGCAAGTCAGACATGACAGGTGCAGTTGCTTCCGTAAATACCAAAACACTGGAGAATCGCCCGCAGACCAACATCATCCAATCTTTGCAAGGTGCTGTACCGGGCCTGAATATCTCAGTGACCGGAACCAATGCGGAAGGCTCTTCCACCAAGACCCGCATCCGCGGCGAGAACTCCATCACGGCAGATAACAAACCACTGGTTATTCTGGACGGTATCCCCTTTGATGGTCCCTGGTCCGAAATCAATCCGAACGACATCGAATCCATTGAAGTTTTGAAAGATGCTTCTTCGGCTGCCATCTATGGTGCCCGCGGTTCAAACGGTGTCATCCTCATCAGCTCCAAGAGAGGTGAAAAAGGCAAACTGACCGTATCCTACGACACCTACATCACCATTGACAATCCCATCAACTTCCCCAACCTCATGAATGGAGCTGAATTCTGGAAGTATAAGACGGAAGCATTGAAAGATGCCAATACCACCCCGCCCACTGAAAGCAATCCCGAACCGTGGATGGGATCTATGACCGCCACAGAATTGCGTATGCACGAAGCCGGCATGGATACCGACTGGCTGGACCTGGCAACCCGCACCGGTTTCAAGCAGCAGCACAACATCTCTTTCCGTGGTGGCGTCAACAAGACCAACTATTTTGTCTCACTGAACTATACCGATGTGAAAGGTACTGCCGTAGGCAACCAATTCAAACGCTACAACATCCGTTTCAACCTCGATCAGGAGTTCACTTCCTGGTTTAAATTCTCTACCAGCACCCAGTTGGGACGCTATGACCGAAGTGGCAGCAGTGCTTCTTTCTCCAGAGCATTCCGTATGAATCCCCTAGCAGAAGCTTATGACGAAGAAGGCAACATCCGTTCCGCCGCCTGGGAAGATTCCAGCGAAGCTTTCTCTGTAAACCCCTTAAGCAGCCTCAACAACAAGAGCAACGACATACGCTCTAAAGTCATCACCAACAACGTGGTAGAAATAAAGTTGCCGTTCGTCCCCGGACTCAGCTATAAGCTCAATACCGGCTATACGTACCAAAACAGCAGCTGGAAACAGTATCAGGGAATGGACACTTACTACGGCGCACGCTCCAACGGTATTCTGAACACCGACGACTGGCATTCACAAGAGTGGATTCTGGAAAACATCGTCACTTATACCCGTGAATTCGGCAAGCACCGCATCTTCTTCACCGGTCTGTATTCTGCACAGAGCTACGAGAAGGAAGGCAACGGGATGGAAGGCAAAGACTTCCCGAACGACGTGATGTACTATTACCAGATTTCCAAAGCAGCCACCATGTCCGGCAGTTCCAGCTACACCAAGCAAAATCATATCTCTCAGATGGCACGTCTGAACTATTCATACGACAGCCGTTACCTGTTGACACTAACTGCACGCCGTGATGGCTACTCCGCATTCGGCAGCCAATCCAAGTTCGGTGTATTCCCCTCCATGGCTATCGGCTGGAACATTTCCAATGAACATTTCTTCCAGGCAAGCCCATTAGCAAAAGTGGTGAACAACCTGAAATACCGCCTGTCATGGGGTAAGAACGGCAACGAAGCGGTAGGTGCCTACACTACATTGCCCGACCTTTCCACCTTCAATTATCTGAAAGACGACCATACTCCCAACTACGGTTTCTATCCTTCCAAGCTGGCTTCTCCCTCACTGGGATGGGAAACTACACAATCCATCAATACCGGTATCGACTTCCAACTGTGGAACGGACGTATCCAGGGAACATTCGACATGTACTGGTCGAAGACAAGCGACCTGTTACTGAACCGCTCCATCCCCACCATCAACGGTACGGGAAACATTACCGAGAATATCGGTGAGACCAAGAATCGCGGTTTAGAGTTGCAGATTACCTCCAACAACATTGCCAAGAAAGATTTCGACTGGTCCACTACCTTCAACCTGTCTCACTACAAGACAAAGATCGTGAATGTAGGTCTCTACGATGCCAACGGCAACCCCATGGATGACATCGGTTCCAGATGGTTCATCGGCCAGCCCATCAGCGTGAACTACGACTACCGCTTCATCGGTATCTGGCAGATCACCGACCCGTCTAATCCGAACGGACAGCAAGACCCGAACTATCGCTACTCCATCCCCGGATATATGAAGTATCATGACAAGGACGGTGTGAACGACATCACCCCGGCAGACAAAGAAATCATCGGCTCGGCAATCCCTAAAGTAACAATGGGTATGACGAATACTTTCCGCTACAAGAATGTCAGTCTGAGCGTATTCCTCAATGCCCAACTGGGACAGACCGCCAATAACTGGCTTTACGACGTATCTCATAACTCCTATCGCCAGAACCGCCTCATGGTAGACTTCTGGACACCGGAGAACCCTACCAACAAGTACCCGAAAAACTCACTGGATACTTCTGTAAACCCGATGAACGCAGGTTTCTATGAAAAGACCGACTTCCTCCGCGTGCAGGATGTCACACTGGCCTACCGTGTTCCTCAGCGTTGGTTAAAGAAGATTTCCCTGAACCGCCTCGAAGTATATATGAACATCAAGAACCTGGCAACCTGGACAAGCTGGACCGGCCTCGACCCGGAATTTATCAGCGACCAACAGTCCACTCCGCAGGTACGTTCATTCACATTCGGTCTGAAACTTGATTTATAA
- a CDS encoding ATP-dependent DNA helicase RecQ has product MYKEVLKQYWGYDNFRGIQEDIINSIGEGRDTLGLMPTGGGKSITFQVPALAKEGLCIVITPLISLMKDQVQNLKKRGIKALAIYSGMSRQEIIVTLENCIFGNYKFLYISPERLDTEIFRTKLRKMNVSMITVDESHCISQWGYDFRPAYLKIAEIRDLLPGVPVLALTATATPEVVKDIQTRLCFRQENVFRMSFERKNLAYIVRKTENKTGELLHILRRMPGSAIIYVRNRRRTKEITELLINEEITADFYHAGLDDATKDIRQHRWQTGESRVMVATNAFGMGIDKPDVRIVIHLDLPDSPEAYFQEAGRAGRDGNKAYAVILYAKSDKVTLHKRIPDTFPEKDYIKQVYEHLQYYYQMAMGDGLGCVREFNLEDFCRKFKYFPVPADSALKILTQAGYLEYTDEQDNASRLYFTVRRDELYKLRELGEDMDKLIQIVLRSYTGVFTDYTFINENSLAVRSGLTRQRVYDLLIRLSKMRVIDYIPHKKTPYIIYTRERVDRQHLQISRSVYEERKERYEARIQAMVDYVTTETVCRSRMLLRYFGEKNEHNCGICDVCLSHRAEEVPQEISMEELRDKVLQLLAEASVTPAGLAEQLLVDKELLTEAVHQLLDEGRITSINGMLQMKK; this is encoded by the coding sequence GGAAAGTCTATCACATTCCAGGTGCCTGCACTTGCCAAAGAGGGACTTTGCATAGTTATTACTCCCCTGATTTCTCTGATGAAAGACCAAGTGCAGAACCTGAAAAAAAGAGGAATCAAAGCACTTGCCATCTACTCCGGAATGTCCCGGCAAGAGATTATCGTCACGCTGGAAAACTGTATTTTCGGCAATTATAAATTCCTGTATATATCGCCCGAACGGTTGGATACGGAAATCTTCCGCACCAAGCTACGGAAAATGAACGTCAGCATGATAACCGTTGACGAAAGCCATTGCATTTCACAATGGGGATATGATTTCCGTCCTGCCTATCTGAAGATAGCCGAAATACGTGATCTCCTACCCGGTGTCCCTGTGCTGGCACTGACTGCAACCGCTACTCCGGAAGTTGTGAAGGACATCCAGACGCGGCTGTGCTTCCGGCAGGAAAATGTTTTCCGCATGAGTTTTGAACGGAAGAATCTTGCCTACATAGTCCGCAAAACAGAAAATAAGACCGGAGAGCTTCTTCACATCCTACGCCGTATGCCGGGCAGTGCCATTATTTACGTACGCAATCGTCGGCGAACCAAAGAAATCACCGAACTTTTAATTAACGAAGAGATTACCGCCGACTTCTACCATGCCGGTCTGGATGATGCCACCAAGGATATACGTCAGCATCGCTGGCAGACAGGAGAAAGCCGTGTAATGGTTGCCACCAATGCTTTCGGCATGGGTATCGACAAACCCGATGTACGTATCGTAATCCACCTTGATTTGCCGGACTCTCCCGAAGCTTATTTCCAGGAAGCAGGACGTGCAGGACGTGACGGCAACAAAGCGTATGCCGTAATACTCTATGCCAAATCGGACAAAGTCACCCTTCATAAACGTATCCCGGACACCTTTCCGGAGAAAGACTACATCAAACAGGTGTACGAACATCTGCAATATTATTACCAGATGGCAATGGGAGACGGTTTGGGATGTGTCAGAGAATTCAATCTGGAAGACTTTTGCCGGAAGTTCAAATACTTCCCTGTACCTGCCGACAGTGCATTGAAGATTCTGACGCAAGCAGGATATCTGGAATATACCGACGAACAGGACAATGCCTCCCGTCTTTACTTCACCGTCCGCCGTGATGAATTGTATAAATTACGCGAACTGGGAGAGGACATGGACAAACTTATTCAAATTGTTCTGCGCTCTTACACCGGAGTATTCACGGATTACACCTTTATCAACGAGAATTCACTTGCGGTACGTAGCGGATTGACGCGACAACGGGTGTACGACTTGCTGATACGTCTATCCAAGATGCGCGTCATCGACTATATTCCACATAAAAAGACACCTTATATCATATACACACGCGAACGTGTAGACAGGCAGCATCTGCAAATCTCCCGCAGTGTATACGAGGAGCGCAAGGAACGCTATGAAGCCCGCATTCAGGCAATGGTAGATTATGTAACGACCGAAACCGTTTGCCGCAGCCGTATGCTTCTACGCTATTTCGGAGAGAAGAATGAACATAACTGTGGAATATGCGATGTCTGCCTCAGCCACCGTGCCGAAGAAGTACCACAGGAAATTTCAATGGAAGAGTTACGTGATAAAGTGCTTCAACTTCTTGCGGAAGCATCAGTCACTCCGGCAGGCCTTGCCGAACAACTATTGGTAGATAAAGAACTTCTGACCGAAGCCGTACACCAACTATTGGATGAAGGCCGGATCACCTCTATAAATGGAATGCTTCAAATGAAGAAATAA
- a CDS encoding tetratricopeptide repeat protein, translating into MGFFKSFFSGKQDKPETEKQKNEQKNFEIFKYDGMRAQRMGRPDYAIKCFTEALAIQDDFETMSYLSQVYIQTNALSEAHELLERMAKLEPEHTSTFLTLANVCYLQEDYQAMAKAAQKAIEIEEGNAMAHYLLGRAKQGMDDGLMSIAHLTKAIVLKDDFTEARLLRAEALTKMKQYNEAMEDIDAILAQDADDESALLLRGKIKEATGDAGAAEADYCHVTELNPFNEQGFLYLGQLYIEQKKLPEAIALFDEAIELNPNFAQAYHERGRAKLLNGDKDGSVEDTKIALELNPKEVQTFNGQYGNQSSERQPNVLGL; encoded by the coding sequence ATGGGATTCTTTAAATCTTTCTTCTCCGGCAAACAAGACAAGCCGGAAACTGAAAAACAGAAAAACGAGCAAAAGAACTTTGAAATATTCAAGTATGACGGCATGCGTGCACAGCGCATGGGACGTCCGGACTACGCCATCAAATGTTTCACCGAAGCCTTGGCCATCCAGGATGACTTTGAAACCATGAGCTATCTGAGCCAGGTTTACATCCAGACAAATGCCCTCAGTGAAGCACATGAGCTTTTGGAACGTATGGCGAAACTGGAACCGGAACATACTTCCACCTTCCTCACCCTTGCCAATGTATGCTACCTGCAAGAAGATTATCAGGCCATGGCCAAAGCCGCACAGAAAGCCATTGAAATAGAAGAAGGCAACGCCATGGCGCACTACCTTCTGGGAAGGGCCAAGCAAGGAATGGATGATGGCCTTATGAGCATCGCCCACCTCACCAAAGCCATCGTTCTGAAAGATGATTTCACCGAAGCACGCCTCCTACGTGCCGAAGCATTAACCAAGATGAAGCAGTATAATGAAGCCATGGAGGACATTGACGCTATATTGGCACAAGATGCAGATGACGAAAGCGCCCTCTTGCTACGCGGAAAAATAAAAGAAGCCACCGGTGACGCTGGAGCGGCAGAAGCCGATTATTGTCACGTGACTGAACTGAATCCCTTCAATGAGCAAGGTTTCCTCTATCTGGGACAACTCTATATTGAGCAAAAGAAACTTCCGGAAGCTATCGCCCTCTTTGATGAAGCTATTGAACTGAACCCTAATTTTGCGCAAGCCTACCACGAACGCGGACGTGCCAAGTTGTTGAATGGCGACAAGGATGGTTCGGTTGAGGACACAAAGATAGCATTGGAACTAAATCCGAAAGAAGTTCAAACCTTCAACGGACAATATGGCAACCAGTCTAGCGAAAGACAACCGAATGTACTAGGACTATAA
- a CDS encoding DUF6377 domain-containing protein — MRSVLSILVFCFLFPALATADSFERSFEENKKLLYSLDSLLAHQDVFVKVKEERIMQLKKQYNQVKDVKELYAMNRMIYLEYRVYDADSALHYINKNIRLAQQTSNRTWEVVSLLEQSFVLTSCGLLTEALNAVSDIRSEELPQNLRSEYFGRLCTLYSRLRDYSGENSHLSEHYNELQKTYRDSILNTATPDELRYWNTRTWLYLGTPKVAPVKQALEHNKKILPNDSRKYSIATYNLSAIYRSEKNESKYLENLILSAMADIRCVNGDIGSLQEIAEYLFKHGKIDRAYNYIVYCSQKAMLFHNRVRIVRMSHLQNQIYKAYQERDNIQQKRLQASLITVSLLFLVLIGAFLFIRKQMRKLKEANTRLDNTNQKLSVNMDALSIAHQSLEEANDQLKELNTQLKEVNSQLRESNYVKEEYIGYVFNICSTYISKLEEFRKNINRKLRVGQIEDVKAMTDPSTMASNELKEFYQHFDTIFLHLYPNFVEDFNALLLPEERIELKDGELLNTELRIHALIRLGITDSVKIADFLHCSAQTVYNNRLRTRNKSVIPKEDFMNAIKKLGKYKA; from the coding sequence ATGAGAAGCGTCCTCTCCATACTCGTATTTTGTTTTCTTTTTCCAGCATTGGCAACTGCCGACAGTTTCGAACGCAGCTTTGAAGAAAACAAAAAACTTCTTTACTCACTGGACAGCCTGTTAGCACATCAGGATGTATTTGTGAAAGTAAAAGAGGAACGCATCATGCAGTTGAAGAAGCAGTATAACCAGGTAAAAGATGTAAAGGAACTCTATGCAATGAATCGGATGATTTATTTAGAGTATCGGGTATATGATGCGGATTCAGCCTTGCACTACATCAATAAAAACATTCGGCTGGCACAGCAGACCAGCAACCGGACCTGGGAAGTGGTATCTCTGCTCGAACAGTCTTTTGTCCTTACATCCTGCGGACTTCTTACTGAAGCACTGAATGCTGTGAGCGATATACGTTCGGAAGAATTGCCACAAAATCTACGTTCTGAATATTTTGGCCGTTTGTGTACACTTTATTCCCGCCTAAGGGACTACTCCGGTGAGAATTCTCATTTATCGGAGCATTACAATGAGCTTCAAAAGACTTATCGGGATTCAATACTCAATACGGCTACCCCCGATGAATTACGCTACTGGAATACCCGGACATGGCTCTACTTGGGTACTCCCAAGGTAGCCCCTGTCAAGCAAGCATTGGAACATAACAAAAAGATATTGCCCAACGACAGCCGAAAATACTCCATTGCCACATACAATCTGTCTGCCATCTACCGAAGCGAGAAAAATGAAAGCAAGTATCTGGAAAATCTGATTCTTTCCGCTATGGCAGACATCCGGTGTGTCAACGGAGACATAGGTTCATTGCAGGAAATAGCCGAATATCTGTTTAAACACGGGAAGATAGACCGTGCATATAACTATATTGTCTACTGTTCACAAAAAGCCATGCTTTTTCATAACCGGGTACGGATAGTCAGAATGTCTCATTTGCAAAATCAAATCTACAAAGCCTACCAGGAACGGGACAACATACAGCAAAAGCGACTTCAAGCTTCTCTCATCACCGTCAGTTTACTTTTTCTTGTACTTATCGGTGCATTCCTGTTCATCCGTAAGCAAATGCGCAAACTGAAGGAAGCTAATACGAGATTGGACAATACCAATCAGAAACTCTCTGTCAATATGGATGCCCTCTCCATCGCCCATCAAAGTCTGGAAGAGGCTAATGACCAACTAAAAGAACTGAATACCCAATTAAAAGAGGTAAATTCCCAATTGCGGGAATCCAATTATGTAAAGGAAGAGTATATAGGTTATGTATTCAATATCTGTTCCACCTACATCAGCAAGCTGGAAGAGTTCCGCAAAAACATCAACCGGAAACTCAGAGTGGGGCAGATAGAAGACGTCAAGGCCATGACTGATCCTTCAACGATGGCCTCCAACGAACTGAAAGAATTCTATCAGCATTTCGATACAATCTTTCTTCACCTCTACCCCAATTTCGTGGAAGACTTCAATGCGCTACTTCTACCCGAAGAACGGATTGAACTGAAAGATGGTGAACTGCTGAATACAGAACTGCGTATACACGCATTAATAAGGCTGGGTATTACGGACAGCGTGAAAATAGCCGACTTCCTTCATTGCTCCGCACAAACCGTCTACAACAACCGCCTTCGTACCCGGAATAAATCCGTTATTCCGAAAGAAGACTTCATGAACGCCATCAAAAAGCTCGGAAAATACAAAGCATAG
- a CDS encoding RagB/SusD family nutrient uptake outer membrane protein: MKKLKYTLIALLVLCMTGCNESSFLKEDPRASLYPENLLVDYSGFQSMVTSLYGMMRNEYRRADALGGGLPLVLHSAWGCGVDNSWSNNSHSDFKYMYYPSQINQTDLQIFQNIFQWCYRIINTANMVISRAEGSGIDWKGTETEATAHKNKIIAQARFFRAWAYRHLTYSFGAVPLSTEEITGMNYRNDWERNSVESIREVMEQDFAFAMNNLPLREENNSKISGAMARHYLGELYLAMDQPSKAVEVLKPLAEGSEYSLITNRFGKNSANPGCPFIDVFRTPMYADGNTEVLYAFVNTEPENSAFGTAEVYMKSTYKNYYSNDGVINKSNKYDPDYTSGAATWPQVFWINNGGKGAGRCVPSRGAFRLYNYKDQGTQDDRVSDYAVVWTINEKGADGKITEFLNNGKMVVDTTVTAAMLDDNKTTIKKYNWPTTRKWDYVAPLLANGDKDGCYQDIVYLRLADTYLLYAEALLKNNQAGEAIKWINKVRNRSNAVSITEAELTAGGVDFILDERSRELLSEEERRHTLIRVSQEKGGDERDVNNYFKRRMRQLNEIAGRDARGMNSYDTPVLFPIPQEFIDSNTGRQLENNPGYL; this comes from the coding sequence ATGAAAAAGCTAAAATATACACTGATAGCACTGCTCGTGCTCTGCATGACCGGATGCAATGAATCCAGTTTTCTGAAAGAAGATCCGCGTGCTTCACTCTATCCCGAAAACCTGTTAGTAGATTACAGCGGGTTCCAATCCATGGTAACCAGCCTCTACGGAATGATGCGTAACGAATACCGGCGTGCCGATGCGCTCGGTGGTGGTCTGCCGCTCGTTCTGCACTCTGCATGGGGTTGTGGTGTGGATAATTCATGGAGTAATAACTCACACAGCGACTTTAAATACATGTACTATCCGTCGCAAATTAACCAGACGGACTTGCAGATCTTCCAGAACATCTTCCAATGGTGTTACCGCATCATCAACACGGCAAACATGGTGATTTCACGCGCCGAAGGCAGTGGTATCGACTGGAAAGGAACCGAAACCGAAGCTACCGCCCACAAGAATAAGATCATCGCACAGGCTCGCTTCTTCCGCGCATGGGCTTACCGCCATCTGACGTATTCATTCGGTGCCGTACCTTTGTCTACCGAAGAAATTACAGGTATGAACTACCGTAACGACTGGGAGCGCAACTCCGTAGAATCCATCCGTGAAGTCATGGAGCAGGACTTTGCTTTCGCCATGAACAATTTACCGTTGCGTGAAGAAAACAACAGTAAGATTTCAGGAGCCATGGCACGCCACTATCTGGGTGAACTGTACCTGGCAATGGACCAGCCTTCCAAGGCAGTCGAAGTTTTGAAGCCACTGGCAGAAGGTTCCGAATACAGTTTGATAACCAACCGTTTCGGCAAGAACTCCGCCAATCCCGGCTGTCCGTTCATCGACGTATTCCGCACACCGATGTATGCGGACGGAAACACAGAGGTTTTATACGCTTTTGTCAACACGGAACCGGAAAACAGTGCTTTCGGTACAGCCGAGGTTTACATGAAGAGTACATATAAGAACTATTACTCCAACGATGGTGTCATCAACAAGAGCAATAAGTACGATCCCGACTATACAAGCGGTGCAGCCACCTGGCCTCAGGTGTTCTGGATAAACAACGGTGGTAAAGGTGCCGGACGTTGCGTGCCTTCAAGAGGCGCTTTCCGTCTCTACAACTACAAGGATCAGGGAACTCAGGACGACCGTGTATCCGATTATGCAGTGGTATGGACTATTAACGAGAAGGGTGCCGACGGAAAGATTACAGAATTCCTTAACAACGGTAAGATGGTGGTAGACACCACTGTAACCGCCGCTATGCTGGATGATAATAAGACAACTATCAAGAAGTATAACTGGCCCACTACCCGCAAATGGGATTACGTGGCACCGTTACTGGCAAATGGTGACAAGGATGGATGTTATCAAGATATTGTTTATCTCCGCCTCGCCGACACGTACTTGCTTTATGCGGAAGCCTTGCTGAAAAACAACCAGGCAGGTGAAGCCATCAAATGGATTAACAAGGTACGCAATCGTTCCAATGCAGTCAGCATCACAGAAGCCGAACTCACCGCAGGAGGCGTAGATTTCATTCTGGACGAACGTAGCCGTGAACTTCTTTCTGAAGAAGAACGCCGCCACACCCTGATTCGCGTAAGTCAGGAGAAAGGTGGAGATGAACGTGATGTGAACAATTACTTCAAACGTCGTATGCGACAATTGAATGAGATTGCAGGACGCGATGCACGAGGCATGAATTCGTATGATACGCCTGTGTTGTTCCCGATTCCGCAAGAGTTCATTGATTCCAATACAGGTCGCCAATTGGAGAATAATCCGGGGTATCTATAA